The Artemia franciscana chromosome 2, ASM3288406v1, whole genome shotgun sequence genome segment aaaaaaactaaaaaaaactaaaaaaaggtaaaaaacaaaaaaaaaccaaaaactaaaaaagaaaaaactaaaaaaaaggaaaaaactgaaaaataagagaaaaagaaaactaaaaaaatattaataaatataaaaaatataaatataaatataatataaattagtaatcaacaaagcaccgagacacaaatgacgaccgggacacagggagtataaatgacgaccaggacataagtaaaaaaaaaaaaaactaaaaaaactaaaaaaatggtaaaaactacaaaaaaactagaaactaataaaaaaacaaaaaaatctaaaaatctaaataaactaaaaaagaaaaaaaagaaaaaaggaaaaaaataaaggagaaaaacaaaactaaaaaacgaatgtatatacagaccgggacaccgggatacaaatgacgaccgggacacagggaatataaatgacgaccgggacacagggacacaactacaatggggacgccggggggcacagggggatataaatgacgaccgggacaccgggacacaaggaatataaatgacgcccgggacactcaaagagaaatcacagactggaacaccgggacacaaatgacgaccgggacacagggaatataaatgacgaccgggacacagggacataactacaaaggggacgccggggtgcatagggggatatataaatgacgatggcgactcagggaatggtcgattagcaataaccatcaacaaagctcaagggcaatcattagaatcatgaggtatagatctgaatacggattgttttcccatggaccattatatgttgcatgttcaagagtcggtaaacctgacaatctatttatatgcacaggcaatgggacagcaaagaatgttgtatattcgcaagttttacttagttaaaaacatatatatatatatatatatatatatatatatatatatatatatatatatatatatatatatatatatatatatatatatatatatatatatatatatatatatatatatctctatattcgcaggtgggacatgacaaaactacaatggcgcgaagcgccaccccaacagctagtatatatatataccaactgggtgttggggtggtttgaagcgccaccccaacagctagtatatatatatatatatatatatatatatatatatatatatatatatatatatatatatatatatatatatagatatagatatctatatatatagatagaatatatatatatatatatatatatatatatatatatatatatatatatatatatatatatatatatatatatatatatatatatatatatatatatatatatatatatatatatatatatatatatatatatatatatatatatatatatatatatatatatatatatacatatatatatatatatatatatatatatatatatatatatatatagatatagatagatagatatatgtttttaactacgtaaaatttgcaaatatacaatattcttcgctgtcacattgtctatgcatataaatagattgtcaggtttaccgactcttgaacatgcaacatataattgtccatgggaaaacaatccgtattcagatctataccgcatttttcaaatgattgtccttgggctttgttgatggtaattgctaatcgaatattccctgtttccccgtcgtcatatatatatcccccatgtgcccttccagcgtcccccttgtagttgtgtccctgtgtccccgtcgtcatttatattccctgtgtcccggttgtcatttttgtcccggtctataatttctctttgagtgtcccggtcgtcttttatatCCCCTCTAtcccgcttgtcatttgtgtcccagtgccccggtctgtaatttttctttgagcgtcccggttgtcatttatattccttgtgtcccggtgtcccggtctgtaaaatacgacaatagatcaattgtgttgtaactttgttcacgatcccaacCTACatatgtagaaatagaagcagtacgattaggcGAAGGCATTTCCAagtgcttgagaagtttgtatGCAATAGATAGGCcaaaatcttcaatcataactaaagtgcagttataaatttctgttttaaagtccaaggtcatatctgacctttctagccgtattgggtggagtatattctcggccatttgcgatttgtatttctcccacaactctgtaggagatgaaggagagcaacgtttgccggaagacacgggccgtaaggTCATGGACCGGtgattgtccaggatgtaaaggctgttgtatctaatcccaagatggcttatatataaatgtaacaaatgacgaatcattaatctataggcgtAATATTTCAATGCGCTGCATTTCTTGtccatttctttgttactggctggatttatcaatttaatattaaagtgatagccttCGGCTCCattccaaaaaattataggatattgtaggtcatcgtagcatcgatgagtttaataaGAACCtctctttgaaacgccttcttatatacttataatgacgtcatatacaaagcctttgatgtcatatacaaatcacagaccataacgattgccacttcgttgatagttgcgtatcagtaggcgtcaattcgattgctgttttgaacagaagtaCTGAATTAATATTTATGTGGagaagatgttgcaactgggaaacgatagtcctttcaacgtcattttttttatcatcagtatcactttcaagttgttttaccttgacttgtcttttgtcactatgaaatatatatcgccgaacccttgttttttcaactaaaatctggtaggcattgatgaccttatccaagtcaaaatcccaaacccaatcatcatcgctatcattttcagttttgatacgttttgattctcgctgtccaggttgtttcaggctgctcttgtgattcctcggcacgctttcttttggtgatttctctttgagacgcaagcttgttttcacactgttgttgtgattcctcggcacgctttcttttcatactttctctattagctgcaagcctgttttcacgctgttgttgtgattcctccaCACGCTTTCTTTTCGTACTTTCTGTATTATCTGCAAGCCTattggcattagctctttgagcagcttcctcggcagtttttttgccattttaggTTCTTCTGTAATTTTAAGatgtatattaaaaatttctctttgatgttGTGATTCcacggcacgctttcttttcatactttttctattacctgcaagcctgttttcacgctgttgttgtgattcctcggtacgctttcttttcttaatttctctcttggccgcaagccttttggcattagctgTTTGAGCAATTTTCTCGGCTGTTTTTccgccattgtaggttcttttgtcattttaagatctacattaaaaatttctctttgaaaggccttcttatatacttataatgacgtcatatacaaaacctttgacgtcataacaaacatgatgtcagtcgacaaacaacttcatgacggcataatgctcaatccttataatgacgtcagtcgacaaacatgacgtcagtcgacacacaaacaacttatctatatagataaaaactagctgttggggtggcgcttctcgccaccccaacacctagttggtggggcgcctcgcgccccccaagcccccccgcgcgcgtaagtcgttacgcgccatattagttacgcgccattgtagttgtgtccctgtgtcccacctgtgaatatagatagatttatatatgtgtttcaaactacgtaaaaattgcgaatatacaacatttttggctttcccactactgggacctttccgtttccaattgccagcaattgatctgaaaatgtttgaccagagtcatcgttttgcaatcggacacgcatatttgtagttaattctAATACTTTTACGTTtgcccataaattaaaatttttcaggcaagcattcatttcgtctgcaggagttaaactacgtaaaaattacgaatatacaacattcttggttttccctacaaagccgtatgtactaataatgacgtcatatgcaaacgctctttttacaaacaaacaaacatgcatacacacacctcgtttttatatagatagatagatagatagatacaatacaaattaactgcgtaaaacttgcgaatatacaacattcttcgctgtccaattgtcgctgcatataaatagattgtcaggtttaccgaccctcgaacatgcaacgtacaattgtccatgggaaaaacaatcagtattaagatctataccacatttttcttatgattgaccttgagctttgttaatggtgattgcaaatgctaatcgaattgggaattgcaatcttttaaattgaaaaggcagatccgttggaatcatgggaatgcgaggaataagaacagcctcaccctcaaaaggccctgtcaagattgtggcctctattaggttttccattgtttttttacggcaagtcgcgtgccattgcaaagcttcgGTGGGTTGACATTTCTTAAAAgaattattggtacgcctatttttagttgtagcaagtgtggtggaaaccctgaaagatctatggaatttaaaaattcagatggataattaaccgcttcattcagttccaaaactgtgtcgactgacttgtaaaggactgcctggtctcgaatcttggtcaaactaatattgttgatttcgtggacgtctatatttttgggtgcgagaatcgctctttcacttagccatttattatttttataatttgttagaatattcggaaatactttttcaatcaattcatttttggacgtcactaaattacagaaatcagcaggtagttgtatacgtcctgaaattgagtctatcgtatcataaatgtctttttcttccgacgttaacttggaaatgttattttgtacatacgacaatagatcactcgtactgtaactttgttcacgatccaattctacacatgtcgaaacagcagcgatacggttaggtgaaggcattcccaaatcctgaagaggtttgttcgCCATACGTAttcacaaatcttctataataactaaagtgtagttataaatttctgatgtaaaatcaaaagtcatatctgacgtcactaactgttttcgatggagtatatcttcggacatttttgacttatatttttcccatgactctgtaggagctgatggagagcaagtgtagaGTCTTCTTGAGGAATATggactggttatctacttcgatggtggtaccgttgccattgtaggttcttcagtcattttacaattagaaatttccttttcaacggtcttcttacaattaaaaatttgtctttgaacgatattcttaaatacctgtgtcctggtcgtcatttatattccctgtgtcccggtcgtcatttgtgtcccggtctgtaatttctctttgagtgttttttctttttagtatttcttagttttttacattttttcttttttcagttttctttttcttctttatttttcagcttcactatgaaacagatcgccgaacctttgttttttttaaactaaaatctggtagtcattgatgaccttatccaagtcaaaatcccaaacccaatcatcatcgctatcattttcagttttgatatgttttgactctcgctgtccaggtggatcttcatctaactgcacggttttgcgttctttagcatcaagcctgtttccttgctgttcttttgattcctcggcacgcttccttttctgactttctctatcagcagcaagttttttggcatagactctttgagcatcttcatctgcttttgccattgtaagttcatcagtcattttaaacttagacattaatagatttctacgtgaacatatatgtcttaaatatctttaccACCTATCTTTACCACCAACTATCTTTACCACCAAATATCTTTaccaccaacacctagttggtgggtatttgtagttaattttaatatttttacgtgtgcccataaattagaatttttcaggcaagcattcatttcgtctgcaggagttaaactacgtaaaaattgcgaatatacaacatccttggctttcccattgtctgtgcatatacaaagccgtatgtactaataatgactctattaggttttccattgttttttttttttttttttttttacggcaagtcgcgtgccattgcaaagctttggtgggttgatatttcttaaaagtattattggtaagcctatttttagttgtagcacgtgtggtggaaaccctgaaagacctatggaatttaaaaattcagatgtataattaaccgcttcatttggttccaaaactgtgtcgactgacttgtaaaggactgcctggtctcgaatcttggtcaaagcAATATTGTTGAtctcgtggacgtctatatttttgggtgcgagaatcgctctttcacttagccatttattatttttataattttttagaatattcggaaatactttttcaatcaattcattttaggacgtcactaaactacagaaatcagcaggtagttgtatacgtcctgaaaaaGAGTCTATCgaatcataaatgtctttttgttccgacgttaacttggaaatgttattttgtacatacgacaatagatcactcgtactgtaactttgttcacgatccaattctacacatgtcgaaacagcagcgatacggttaggtgaaggcattcccaaatcctgaagaggtttgtttgccatacgtacacacaaatcttctataataactaaagtgtagttataaatttctgatgtaaaatcaaaagtcatatctgacgtctctaactgttttcgatggagtatatcttcggacatttttgacttatatttttcccataactctgtaggagctgatggagagcaagttgttaaaatgatgccaaacaatgcacgaatttgacttggggttgacgtttcgcacgcgtcattgatgcagttatcccagtgttggtcattctccaataaattcataGCTTGGcatgtgtgcattaaatttttttgataataatggggaatatggaacaaacaactggttatctacttcgatggtggtaccgttgccattgttggttcttcagtcattttacaattagaaatttctctttcagcgGTCTtcctacaattaaaaatttgtctttgaacgatattcttaaatacctgtgtcctggtcgtcatttatattccctgtgtcccggtcgtcatttgtgtcccggtatcccagtctgtaatttctctttgagtgtcccggtcgttatttatattccctctgtcccggtcgtcatttgtgtcccggtctgtaatttctctttgagtgttttttctttttagtattttttagttttttacattttttcttttttcagttttctttttcttctttatttttcagcttcactatgaaatacatatcgccgaacctttgtttttttaactaaaatctggtaggcattgatgaccttatccaagtcaaaatcccaaacccaatcatcatcgccatcattttcagttttgatatgttttgactctcgctgtccaggtggatcctcatctaactgcgcggttttgcgttctttagcctcaagcctgtttccttgctgttcttttgattcctcggcacgctttcttttctgactttctctatcagcagcaagttttttggcatagactctttgagcatcttcatcggcttttgccattgtaagttcatcagtcattttaaacttaaacattaatagatttctacgtgaacatatatgtcttaaatatctttaatgacgtcaccgtcatatcaaaaatgacgacaactaacttcatgacgtcagtcgacacagaaacatgacgtcacctgatccacagacagacaacttatttttatatatatagatagagataagttgtctgtctgtgtgtctgtctgtcaggtgacgtcatgtttctgtgtcgactggtaAACATTGTCAgctttaccgactcttgaacatgcaacatataatggtccatgggaaaagaatccatattcagatctatacctcatgattctaatgattgcccttgagctttgttgatggtgattgctaatcgaccattccctgtgttgccgtcgtcatttatttatccccctgtgccccccggcgtccccgttgtggttgtgtccctgtgtcccggtcgtcatttatattccctgtgtcccggtcgtcatttgtgtcccggtgtcccagtgtgtgatttctctttgagtgtcccgggcgtcatttatattccttgtgtcccggtgtccttgtcgtcatttgtgtcctggtgtcccggtctgtatatacatttgtttttgaattggtcttttttttagtttttagtttttaccttttttttagttttttttttagttatacctcatgattctaatgattgcccttgagtttcgttgatggtgattgcaaatcgaacattccctgtgtccccgtcgtcatttatatatccccctgtgccccccggcgtcctcgttgcagttgtgtccctgtgtcccggttgtcatttgtatcccggtgtcccggtctgtatatacattcgtctttgaaatggtatatgatgaaataaatttgtgtatttttcacctttttttctttttagtttttttttgtttttacttttttttagttttttagttttttttctttttttttattttcattttttttagttttgtttttctcctttatttttcatttttttccttttttttcttttttagttattttagttttttggcttttttagcttttttattagtttttagttttttttctttttagttttttgtagtttttaccttttttttagttttttttagttttttttttacttatgtcctggtcgtcatttatgctccctgtgtcccggtcgtcatttgtgtcccggtgctttgttgatggtgattgctaatcgaaaattccttgtgtcccggtccctttctctttgagtgtcccagtcgtcatttgtgtcccgatgtcccggtctgtaatttcgtcagtcgaaaacatgacgtcagtcgacaaacaaacatgacgtgactcgacagacacacacacacagacaacttatttattatatatataggtagatatatataatatatatactagctgggtcCCGATGGCTTCACCGCCAGGGACTAGCATAGCACGCGTCAGGATTCATAAATGGAATCTTATTGTCCCTTTCTAATGCagttttttaaaagatatttgATAATTGAAGTAAGTTCAATTTCCaacaatgatatctactaagcttcaaagttttggttttttttaaggtttttgaattcttgtaatctcttgctttttaattaatttttttttctttttttcttttttagttttttctttttttctagttttttgtttttttttcttatttctactttatttttcttctttatttcttagttttttttttccgtaacttgccccagcaacacgtgtgcaaggtactaatttttaactgcataaaacttgcaGATATACAACCGGTAATTTCCTCTGATATACTGtggtaattcctcgacacgcattcattttttactttctccTTCAGCCGCAAGACAGGTTAcgcgttgctcttgtaatacatcgacacgctttcttttggtaaattCTCTCTGACCCGGAAATTCTAAACACACTTCCCCATAAAGCaacacgtatgcaaggtgctaatttttaactgcgtaaaacatgtggatatacagcattctttgctgtcccattgtctgtgcatataaatagattgtcctgtttaccgactcttgaacatgcaacatataattatcaatgggaaaagcaatccgtattaaaatctataccgcatttttctaatgattgcccttgagctttgttgatggtgattgcaaatgtaaatcgaattgggaattgcaatcttttaaatcgaaaaggcagatccattggaatcatgggaaggcgaggaataagaacagtctcaccctcggaaggccctgtcaagatcgTTGCCTTTATtactttttccattgtttttttacggcaaatcgcatgccattgcaaagctttggtgggttaatatttcccaacagtattattggtacgcctatttttagttgtagcacatgTGTTAGAAACCCTCTGAGATCCAGGGAATTCAAAAATTCTAatggatagttaaccgcttcatttaattccagaactgtgttgactgacttgtaaataacCGCTTGGTCTCGAATCTAggtcagaataatattgttgatttcgtggacgtctttgttcttggctgccagaatggCTCCTTCACTTAtccatttataattttttataattggttagaatattcggaaataccttttcaaccaaatcattttttgacgtcactaaattacggAATTCAGGAAGAAggtgtatacgtcctgaaattggtCAACTGGGAACattctgtttccaattgttcacaattgatctgaaaatatttcaccagagtgatcgttttgcaatcggacgcgcatatttatagttaattttaatgtatttacctGTGCCCATAAATAAGAATATTTCAGGCAAGCATCTAGGTGTCGATTCAGgaattataggtaatgtttgcctgcaatctcccgcaagcaatattaatatgctgccaaagggtttagaatttcctcgcaaatcttaCAATGATtttgcactcgtcccaaacaataagtttacattgctgcaatactttacccatcccagatgatttggaaatgttgcacgtgggagtttctgtagattgcgtattcagaggcaatttcaaagcggaatgagcagttctcccaccaggcagcaacgttgcggctattctggacgaaGCAAgggccaacgctatgtcatttttggatcaaattgatgccagaaacaatctaattagaaatttttacaagtacCTCCTGACGCATCCAAcaagaagatttttccaacttgCTTATTGACAAAAGGCATTATCTGATCATAAATCATGGGAGTTCCTGTAGACTGCATATTCAGAGGAAATTTAAGAGCGGAATGAGCAATTCTTTCACCAAGCGgtaacgttgcggctattcactcttaattttttttttcggtttatttttttgttttttgacgcCATATTGAATATGTCGTCATGTttagattttttcaatttttcctttttaatttttccattttcagtttttttttaattttttgatgtcATATTGAACATAACGTCATTTAtagatttttgtctttttttcagattttttcccttattattttttatattttttcttgtcttttgaCGTCATATTGAATATGAGGTCATGTGCagttctttttgattttttctttttttagtttttttcttttttagttttatcttttttgtttttttttcttttttagtttttttcttttttagtttttttctttttttagtttcttctttttttctttcttttttttagttttttagataattttctttttttttctttttagtttttttttacctaatttaggatttttaattttttttccttttttagttttttttcatttcctttttcttcattttctttagtttgtatctttttgccttttattttagttgttcttttttaagattttttttagtttttctttttttctttttttttaatcttccttttgtttacttttttctttttttctttttcttttttagttttactttttttagtttctttttttagtcattttcgttttttgtttttttttagtttagttttactttttctttttcagttttttcttttttagttttttttagtttcttttttttctttttcagttttttcttttttttgtttttttcttttttttagttttttaactaattttggaGGTGAATGAAGTTCGTCCGGAATGAGGCAGACTCTGTCTGTTGACCACGTGCCTCTGGATATGGGGTTTCTCCCCTAACTAAGCACTCCGATCAGGACGGCCGCAACCTCATATGGTGGGTTTGAGCCCACCCCAGGAATCTCAGTACCTGTTTAACCTAGCTCTAATCAGATTCAaggcctagggtcggttgggctagCGACCCTCCACCCGAAAATTAAGTGCTACGAAAAGTGACAATATAGTCTTGGACCCGGAATTTCTTTTAAGATCTCGACCATCGCACGTCAATGGACATGCTGACGACGTCAGAAAGACCGAGAGACTAAACCTAATGGACCGAAGGGGGCTACGAATAGCCACCTGGAATGTCTTGACTCTGAATGCACCTGCGTCAAAGAACCTACTATCTGAAGAACTTCGGAAGAATAAAGTGTCAATTGCATGTCTTACAGAAACCTGTCTTACTGGAAGTGGAAAAGAGCGAGTAGGTAACAGTGACTCATTACTCTGGTCTAGAGGAAGCACGAGAAGGAATGGCGTTGGCCTTGCACTGAATAGCTCTACAAGAAAGGCCTTACTTTTACATGAACCTGTATCTTACAGATTAATGAAGGCCCGCTTCGAACACAAACATGGCAAGATGACTGTCATCGTATGCTATGCCCCAACCAACGATTCCGATGATGTGACTAAGGAGGATTTCTACTCTGCTTTGTCCAGATGCCTTGCAACAGTGCCCCCCATGATATAACCGTTTTCTTTGGCGACTTTAATGCGACAGTGCGCAATGATATGGGTATATGGCGCGGAACAGTTGTTCCTGTATCCCCCGACCCACTTAACAACAATGGGCTCCGCCTGCTTGAGCTGTGCTGATCTCACGACCTTTGCATTGCAAACACCTACTTCCAACGCAAAACTATTCATCAGTACACGTGGTATAGTAACGACGGTCGTACAAAGAAGATGATTGACCACGTCATTATTTCCAAACGCTGGAGATCATTGGTGAAGAACtgcagaacttacagatcaGCAGAGCTCGGAAACGCAGACCATGGGCACGTTAAGCTGATTTCCGGCTTCGCCTCCATGCACAACGATCGGTAAGAAAACCTGTTACTGCAGATATTGGGAAACTAAAGGAACCAGATACTCGCCAGAAGTACAGTATCGAGTTGCTTTGAGCCCGTCGACTCACTTAATAGCAGCGAAGTCCTCTGGAAGCATTTTAAATCGCAGACCAGTGAAACAGCAAAACTAGTGCTTGGCAAGAGGAGTTACCCAAAGAAATTGTGGCTAACAAATGAAACACTGCAAGTCATAGAGCATAGACAGAAGGCAAGACTTCTCGGGTACATGACCACATATCGAAGGCTCAATGGAGTGCGGAACAGACTCATTCATTGGGATAGAACCCAGTTTGTTGTAAGGAAAGCCGATGAAATCTAACTAGCCTCAAAAAAGAGAGACATGGGCAGCCTATTCAAAAATCTCCGAGatctcactgaaaataaaactcccaccttgGGTCCTGTCCTGTCCAGGGATGGGCCACTTCTTTCTGATGAAGGTTCTTGTCTTGGGCGGTGAAAGGACCACTTCTGTTCACTCCTCAACAATACTAGCCCATCTGCGCCTCCTAATGATAGTCCCAGTCAAACTTGCAGTCAAAGACCTGAAACTGATGCTCCTCCAGTTGAGCCTTTCAGCCCCTAAGAAATCGGACATGCAGTAAAAAGGCTCga includes the following:
- the LOC136034565 gene encoding uncharacterized protein LOC136034565, whose translation is MDRRGLRIATWNVLTLNAPASKNLLSEELRKNKVSIACLTETCLTGSGKERVGNSDSLLWSRGSTRRNGVGLALNSSTRKALLLHEPVSYRLMKARFEHKHGKMTVIVCYAPTNDSDDVTKEDFYSALSRCLATVPPMI